In Debaryomyces hansenii CBS767 chromosome A complete sequence, a genomic segment contains:
- a CDS encoding DEHA2D08822p (similar to uniprot|Q01590 Saccharomyces cerevisiae YLR026C SED5 syntaxin (T-SNARE)) — translation MASNIQNRTFEFQQCISSFDKLNKKNNVGRNPSQTTPARKTQFSQQASIIAKDIAHTTELLSKLALLAKRKPLFDDKPIEIGELTYVIKQDIFKIEENITLLQKYAKGESSIQIDTQVTQYSKNVLNLLNSKMKNISGEFKNVLEIRQKNELMNKNRTEHFLSAATNNRTSNNHSPLTNLSPQSSNNNNLSGLGENPYLMQAQSNGQAQTTYDPDLDQDAYSNYNNGEFLSIPDQTRQLLLMEEQGNQYLQERNSAVETIESTINEVGNLFQQLASMVSEQGEVIQRIDSNVEDINMNISGAQRELLKYYAHISSNRWLFLKIFGVLIMFFLIWVLVS, via the coding sequence ATGGCCAGTAATATTCAAAACAGGACGTTTGAATTCCAGCAGTGCATATCGTCTTTTGACAAActaaataaaaagaataatgtGGGCCGAAATCCATCGCAAACAACGCCGGCGAGGAAAACTCAGTTCAGTCAACAGGCCAGTATAATCGCCAAAGATATTGCCCATACCACCGAGCTTTTGAGTAAGCTCGCGTTGCTCGCCAAGCGTAAACCACTTTTTGACGATAAACCCATCGAGATCGGAGAACTCACGTATGTTATCAAACAGGACATTTTCAAGATCGAAGAAAACATTACCTTGCTCCAGAAATACGCTAAGGGAGAGTCGTCGATCCAAATAGACACACAGGTGACACAGTACTCGAAGAACGTGTTGAACTTGTTGAACTCGAAGATGAAGAACATCAGCGGCGAGTTTAAGAACGTGTTGGAGATCCGCCAGAAGAACGAACTCATGAACAAGAATAGAACAGAACATTTCTTATCGGCCGCCACAAACAACCGTACTAGCAACAACCACTCGCCGTTGACCAACCTCTCGCCTCAGCTGTCaaacaacaacaatttaTCGGGGTTGGGCGAAAACCCGTACCTCATGCAAGCACAGAGTAACGGGCAGGCCCAGACGACATACGACCCAGATTTGGACCAAGATGCATACTCAAACTACAACAACGGCGAATTCTTGTCGATTCCCGACCAAACAAGACAGTTGTTGCTCATGGAAGAACAAGGAAACCAGTACTTACAGGAGAGAAATTCTGCTGTGGAAACTATAGAATCTACTATCAACGAAGTGGGGAACCTCTTTCAACAATTAGCATCGATGGTCAGCGAACAGGGTGAGGTCATCCAGAGAATCGACCTGAACGTCGAGGACATCAACATGAACATCTCCGGAGCCCAGAGAGAACTATTGAAGTATTATGCTCACATTTCGAGTAACAGATGGTTATTCTTGAAGATCTTCGGTGTGTTGATAATGTTCTTTTTGATATGGGTCCTAGTTAGCTAA
- a CDS encoding DEHA2D08844p (similar to uniprot|P39929 Saccharomyces cerevisiae YLR025W SNF7 involved in glucose derepression) produces the protein MWNYLFGGNKQQKKEYPKKAIVELREHIQMLNKKRSHLESQIADQDALARKYITTNKALAKNALKRKKGYEANLMKIENQIDSLETQLTSIEGANLNLETMKAMKQGAQAMKQIHGEYDVDKVENTMDDIREQVELADEISEAISRPVGTEFVDEDELDEELAMLQEEEKEHKQQTPAQKAPVAKVSAPEEEMPDFPTVNKNKPAASTEDDEDEEALKALQAEMGL, from the coding sequence ATGTGGAATTACCTATTTGGCGGAAACAAGCAACAGAAGAAGGAGTATCCGAAGAAGGCCATTGTTGAGTTACGTGAGCACATCCAGATGTTGAATAAGAAGCGTTCACATTTGGAGCTGCAGATTGCGGACCAGGATGCTTTAGCACGGAAATATATCACTACCAACAAGGCATTGGCCAAGAATGCgttgaagagaaagaagGGCTACGAGGCAAACTTGATGAAGATAGAGAACCAGATCGACTCGTTGGAGACGCAACTCACTTCGATTGAGGGCGCAAACTTGAACTTGGAAACTATGAAGGCCATGAAGCAAGGTGCACAAGCCATGAAGCAAATCCACGGAGAATACGACGTGGACAAGGTCGAGAATACGATGGACGACATCAGAGAACAGGTCGAGTTGGCGGACGAGATATCCGAAGCCATATCAAGACCGGTGGGCACAGAATTTGTCGACGAGGACGAATTGGACGAGGAGCTCGCCATgttacaagaagaagaaaaagaacaCAAACAGCAAACTCCTGCCCAAAAGGCCCCTGTCGCCAAGGTGTCGGCcccagaagaagaaatgcCAGACTTCCCTACCGTCAACAAGAACAAGCCTGCGGCTTCCACCGAAGACGACGAGGACGAGGAAGCTTTGAAGGCATTACAAGCAGAAATGGGTCTTTAA
- a CDS encoding DEHA2D08866p (similar to uniprot|P13433 Saccharomyces cerevisiae YFL036W RPO41 Mitochondrial RNA polymerase): MMFKRLSRKHIAVDLVRRYGVENQRLQSIRSTTTITRSTGIPSESFPIYNSFLEDLKNKKDIPGRNALYNKSFSEINGDFLNTISREETQEVAWSSQYDPVSRSPFAKDVVHLQSLLDALLSSKNFDRADKILKAIYPLLSSQENFIFSLNKYLEAWSLESSTSIIEMENYLASIQSQFRDVVPNDRTYAILISKAIDDEKICMSYISRIKSNTSMIRKVFTHIDIIGIDGLMKIFKDPSVTENLIPKDLCPLFAQVRKLDGSSDMYDVDSEENVPEYFKDTESSVPIIEKDSDSLKAVDSFGLKVIRHTLLGLKTDNNSAVLDEFINNIENEMNNHVLHNTSNQEKKDYFAVYKCLKTDEQREKFNEALDLFNEGRQRQLELRGVDGAKEKWKHEFEDMQKRGAINLHKSLNVQLFKWYSDLLPYVEEEVNQCKKILDGEISLDNVKPDAKNLMKDRAYYAPYLTLIPPKKMCVITILELLKLNSTGGIVDGMRTARAVISVGKALELEYKSQNLMKAEGRSLSKKLKTTSQWKKLLRQRRDYNKQDPIANNEWDYPIYAKVGSVLTSLLIHVAKVPVKGTDPTTGKEVKGMQPAFHHTYQYLQGQRLGVLKVHKSLVRQLAGNVLGNSVQPQMLPMLVPPRPWTSYNDGGYLFSQNSLVRIKDSAETNAYLKAASDLDNLEIYDGLNVLGDTAWTVNRNVFNIISKFWNTGEKFLDIPPIVEEPELPKQLPMNAEPFEKAEYQRKVRKAMNEAASARSQRCDTNYKLEIARGFLGEKLFFPHNVDFRGRAYPLSAHLNHLGNDMTRSLFLFWEGREVGDEGLNWLKIHLANVYGIDKAPLNERIQFVDDNLENILECARNPINGSGWWKKGEKPWQVLSVCFELNEAFQLDDPTKFVSHIPVHQDGTCNGLQHYAALGGDIEGARQVNLIPADKPQDVYTFVAGLVQKRVDAEAEAGNKYAIFLQDKITRKVVKQTVMTNVYGVTFVGAVLQIQKQIDHYFDKNDTENVDEYARYLTAHVFASIRELFEGAHLIQDWLGESAKRISKSVRIDYEEKSSKNSNKPSHLSSVIWTTPLGLPCVQPYRVTKKQIISTNLQDIVISDPFGASQVDARKQQAAFPPNYVHSLDATHMLMTAKACAESGLSFASVHDSYWTHACDVNTMNSHIREQFVKLHGENLIVKIRDEFERRYKGFLQVIIIPGDHEVAKKIKDVRRNIVKDLGRALTVADEIYLEKKRQQLLDSDDPKVIEMGQKMVTTVSVTEGVDMNKLAVSAASRKAMQVLAPLKFPEIPKKGDLDVSIVKDSPYFFS, encoded by the coding sequence ATGATGTTCAAAAGATTATCTAGGAAACACATAGCAGTTGATTTGGTTCGACGCTACGGTGTTGAGAATCAGAGATTGCAAAGCATAAGATCAACTACTACTATCACAAGATCAACGGGAATACCAAGTGAGAGTTTCCCTATATATAATTCGTTCTTAGAAGACttgaaaaacaagaagGATATACCCGGGAGAAATGctttatataataagtCATTTTCAGAGATAAATGGGGATTTTTTGAATACGATTTCGAGAGAAGAAACGCAAGAAGTTGCATGGTCATCACAATATGACCCAGTATCAAGATCGCCATTTGCAAAGGATGTTGTTCACTTACAATCGCTTTTGGATGCGTTATTATCGAGCAAAAATTTCGATAGAGCAGAtaagatattgaaagcaaTTTATCCACTCTTGTCATCGCAAGAGAACTTTATATTTTCGCTCAATAAGTATTTGGAAGCATGGTCACTTGAAAGCTCGACATCGATCATAGAGATGGAGAATTATTTGGCTAGCATCCAGCTGCAGTTCAGAGATGTGGTTCCAAACGATAGAACATACgctattttgatttcaaaagCCATAGACGATGAAAAGATCTGCATGTCATACATTTCTAGAATTAAGTCCAACACCTCGATGATCAGAAAGGTCTTTACGCATATAGATATCATTGGTATAGACGgtttgatgaaaatttttaaagatCCTTCTGTTACTGAAAATCTAATTCCGAAGGATCTCTGTCCGCTATTTGCACAAGTGAGAAAGCTAGACGGTAGCAGCGATATGTATGACGTTGATTCCGAAGAGAATGTACctgaatatttcaaagataCCGAACTGAGTGTACCAATCATTGAAAAGGATTCTGATTCTTTGAAAGCGGTTGACTCATTTGGTTTAAAAGTTATTAGACATACACTTTTGGGTTTGAAAACCGATAATAATTCAGCTGTGCTAgatgaattcattaataacattgaaaatgaaatgaataaCCATGTCTTGCATAACACTTCGAAccaagagaagaaagattattttGCTGTTTACAAATGCTTAAAGACTGATGAACAACGAGAAAAGTTCAATGAAGCattagatttatttaaCGAGGGAAGACAGAGACAGTTAGAATTGAGAGGTGTAGACGGAGCAAAAGAAAAGTGGAAGCATGAGTTCGAAGATATGCAGAAAAGAGGTGCAATTAATCTTCATAAAAGTTTAAACGTTCAATTATTCAAGTGGTATTCTGATTTATTGCCATAtgtcgaagaagaagtgAACCAATGTAAAAAGATATTAGATGGTGAAATTTCATTAGACAACGTTAAGCCTGATGCAAAAAATCTCATGAAAGACAGAGCGTATTATGCCCCCTATTTGACTTTAATCCCTCCTAAGAAAATGTGCGTTATCACTATATTGGAATTactaaaattaaattctaCAGGTGGTATTGTTGATGGGATGAGAACTGCTAGAGCGGTTATTTCAGTTGGAAAGGCACTTGAATTAGAATATAAATCGCAAAACTTAATGAAAGCTGAAGGTAGATCACTTTCTAAAAAGTTAAAGACTACTAGTCAGTGGAAAAAGCTTTTAAGACAAAGAAGAGACTATAATAAGCAAGATCCAATTGCAAATAACGAGTGGGATTATCCAATTTACGCTAAGGTTGGATCGGTCttaacttcattattaatacatGTAGCTAAGGTTCCTGTTAAGGGAACAGATCCTACAACTGGAAAAGAAGTAAAGGGTATGCAACCTGCTTTCCATCATACCTACCAGTACCTTCAAGGTCAGAGGTTGGGTGTTTTGAAAGTACATAAATCGTTAGTGCGGCAATTAGCTGGAAATGTCTTAGGTAACTCTGTACAACCACAAATGTTACCAATGCTAGTTCCTCCACGTCCATGGACTAGTTATAATGATGGGggttatttattttcacaAAATAGTTTAGTTAGAATTAAGGATTCTGCTGAAACAAACGCATATTTGAAGGCTGCTTCTGATTTagataatttggaaatttaCGATGGATTAAACGTGTTAGGTGATACCGCATGGACTGTGAATCGTaatgtattcaatattatttctaaGTTTTGGAATACAGGAGAGAAATTTTTAGACATCCCTCCTATTGTTGAGGAACCCGAATTACCAAAGCAATTGCCAATGAATGCGGAACCATTTGAAAAAGCTgaatatcaaagaaaagttAGAAAGGCTATGAATGAAGCTGCTTCTGCGAGATCTCAAAGATGTGATACCAACTACAAGTTAGAAATTGCTAGAGGGTTCTTAGGCGAAAAACTTTTCTTTCCTCATAATGTTGATTTCAGAGGTAGAGCTTATCCATTATCCGCGcatttaaatcatttagGTAACGATATGACTAGatctttatttttgttttggGAAGGTAGAGAGGTTGGGGACGAAGGTTTAAATTGGTTAAAGATACACTTAGCCAATGTCTATGGTATCGATAAAGCTCCCTtaaatgaaagaattcaatttgttgatgataatttggAGAATATCTTGGAATGTGCCAGAAATCCAATAAATGGAAGTGGATGGTGGAAGAAGGGAGAGAAGCCTTGGCAAGTATTGAGTGtttgttttgaattaaatgaagCTTTCCAGTTAGATGATCCAACCAAATTTGTTTCCCATATTCCTGTACATCAAGATGGTACTTGTAATGGTTTACAGCATTATGCTGCATTGGGAGGTGATATCGAAGGGGCACGTCAAGTGAATTTGATTCCGGCCGACAAGCCTCAAGATGTTTACACGTTCGTAGCAGGATTAGTTCAGAAGAGAGTTGATGCCGAAGCGGAAGCAGGTAACAAATATGCCATTTTCTTGCAAGATAAGATCACTAGAAAGGTTGTTAAACAAACTGTCATGACCAATGTGTACGGGGTTACTTTTGTTGGTGCAGTTTTACAAATCCAAAAGCAAATTGATCACTATTTCGATAAGAACGATACAGAAAATGTCGATGAATATGCCAGATATTTAACAGCCCATGTTTTTGCGTCGATCAGAGAATTATTCGAAGGTGCtcatttaattcaagattGGTTGGGTGAATCTGCTAAAAGAATTAGTAAATCCGTTCGTATTGATTATGAAGAGAAGAGCTCtaaaaattcaaacaaacCAAGCCATTTATCTTCAGTCATTTGGACTACACCATTAGGATTACCATGTGTCCAACCATATAGAGTTacaaagaaacaaattattTCCACTAATTTGCAAGATATTGTCATTTCAGATCCTTTTGGTGCTAGTCAAGTGGATGCTAGAAAGCAACAAGCAGCATTCCCACCAAACTACGTGCATTCGTTAGATGCGACCCACATGTTAATGACCGCTAAGGCATGCGCAGAGCTGGGATTGTCTTTCGCCTCTGTCCATGATTCCTACTGGACCCATGCATGTGATGTGAATACTATGAACAGCCATATTCGTGAGCAGTTTGTAAAATTGCACGGCGAAAACTTAATTGTAAAGATTAgagatgaatttgaaagacGTTATAAAGGTTTCTTACAGGTTATTATAATACCTGGAGACCACGAAGTTGCCAAGAAGATTAAAGACgttagaagaaatattgtAAAGGATTTAGGTAGAGCCTTAACTGTTGCTGACGAAATTTACTTGGAAAAAAAGAGACAGCAGTTATTAGATTCCGATGATCCAAAAGTTATAGAGATGGGTCAGAAAATGGTGACTACTGTCAGCGTAACAGAAGGAGTAGACATGAATAAATTAGCTGTAAGCGCTGCCTCCAGGAAAGCAATGCAAGTGTTAGCTCCTTTGAAGTTTCCTGAAATTCCAAAGAAAGGTGATTTAGATGTCAGCATCGTTAAAGACTCACcatatttcttttcatgA